Proteins encoded by one window of Lathyrus oleraceus cultivar Zhongwan6 chromosome 1, CAAS_Psat_ZW6_1.0, whole genome shotgun sequence:
- the LOC127085234 gene encoding uncharacterized protein LOC127085234, whose product MSSIFPLRAVWIMAALFLLANAVTVVNCIPNRELNSMLNTLRSRGYHLFCNAILTSDIRFDLLSFDDGNSNVTHSFTFFAPTDSSLFALDMTQSASSYTDTLRYHIIPRRLSLGELRLLPNGYTLPTLLHTRHLRVTRHFASSDTFIGGVEVSFPGIFYGRHIVVHGLSGILNLRSHNNHTSPAQIHSPDRRHFSSRTTPHSSENQTVLDPVSVPNSVSFNFTDRHQSSHPVDTPVPEPAQAPEIGIVHVHSAVNFSNAPSVAPVLPLQDLTSAISAPPEGYSDAEAPAPVDLEPVVQKNSRVSLLEMEGGIGMSVKSEALDEVGKCKTEAVGLKNDIDSVGHMQCCAT is encoded by the coding sequence ATGAGTTCGATTTTTCCTCTTCGTGCGGTGTGGATTATGGCGGCGCTGTTTCTTCTTGCTAACGCTGTCACGGTGGTGAACTGCATCCCCAACCGAGAACTAAATTCAATGCTCAACACTCTCCGATCAAGAGGCTACCATCTCTTCTGCAACGCAATCCTCACCTCTGATATCCGATTCGATCTTCTTTCCTTCGACGATGGAAATTCAAACGTTACACATTCTTTCACTTTCTTCGCTCCCACCGATTCCTCCCTCTTCGCACTCGACATGACTCAATCGGCGTCGTCTTATACAGATACTCTCCGTTACCACATCATCCCTCGCCGTCTCTCTCTTGGAGAGCTTCGCCTCCTTCCAAACGGTTACACGCTCCCTACACTTCTCCACACGCGCCATCTTAGAGTCACGCGCCATTTTGCGTCTTCTGATACTTTCATTGGCGGCGTGGAAGTATCTTTCCCGGGAATCTTTTACGGCCGTCACATCGTCGTTCACGGTCTCTCTGGAATTCTAAATCTCCGATCTCATAATAATCACACCTCTCCGGCGCAGATTCACTCTCCAGATCGCCGTCATTTCTCTTCAAGAACAACTCCGCATTCGTCGGAAAATCAAACGGTTCTTGATCCAGTTTCAGTTCCAAATTCAGTTTCGTTCAACTTCACTGACCGGCACCAATCTTCTCATCCGGTTGATACTCCGGTACCAGAGCCAGCGCAAGCGCCGGAAATCGGAATTGTTCACGTTCATTCTGCTGTGAATTTCAGTAACGCTCCTTCTGTTGCGCCGGTTTTGCCTCTACAAGATCTTACTTCAGCGATCTCTGCTCCGCCGGAAGGATACTCCGATGCGGAAGCTCCGGCGCCGGTGGATCTGGAACCGGTGGTGCAGAAGAATAGTAGAGTTTCGTTGTTGGAAATGGAAGGAGGGATAGGAATGTCGGTGAAATCTGAAGCGTTGGATGAAGTGGGAAAGTGTAAGACTGAAGCCGTTGGATTGAAAAATGATATTGATAGTGTTGGTCACATGCAATGCTGTGCAACATAA